The following are encoded together in the Tripterygium wilfordii isolate XIE 37 chromosome 3, ASM1340144v1, whole genome shotgun sequence genome:
- the LOC119995190 gene encoding dnaJ homolog subfamily C member 28: MANRLARTFNSSGLSSVSSLMERLSAGNRSLAVILAGHGSPRRKYASSSSSSTSKPQEKIKATDRLSAVTDAANDRKLPPELRGQRNNIRSETDIINVVEHRIWQSMEEGHFENLPGKGKPLDLSTNPHADPAEDTLYRILSKNGCAPEWVELNKEIRNNIAEWRLALKRAWCNKCSGENSQWIESSEALKVQLRDINNKVFRYNLIVPFGRQMFGLKWEKEVDGLVE; encoded by the exons ATGGCGAATCGCCTCGCGAGAACATTCAATTCGTCAGGACTCTCAAGCGTATCTTCTTTGATGGAGAGATTATCGGCTGGTAATCGGTCTCTGGCGGTGATCTTGGCGGGCCATGGCTCACCCAGGCGCAAGTATGCCTCTTCGTCATCGTCCTCGACTTCGAAGCCCCAGGAAAAGATAAAGGCAACAGATCGATTGTCGGCTGTAACAGATGCGGCTAACGACCGGAAACTCCCTCCTGAGCTCCGCGGCCAACGCAACAATATCAG ATCGGAAACAGATATAATCAATGTTGTTGAGCACAGAATATGGCAGTCGATGGAGGAAGGCCATTTCGAGAACTTACCAGGGAAAGGCAAACCTCTTGACCTCAGCACTAACCCTCATGCCGATCCAGCTGAAGATACCTTGTATAGAATCCTCTCAAAGAATGGGTGTGCACCAGAGTGGGTTGAACTCAATAAAGAAATAAGGAATAATATTGCTGAATGGCGATTAGCCTTGAAGAGAGCATGGTGTAACAAATGCAGTGGGGAGAATTCCCAATGGATTGAGAGTTCAGAGGCTTTAAAAGTGCAATTACGTGATATCAATAACAAG GTTTTCCGGTACAACCTTATTGTTCCTTTTGGCCGCCAAATGTTTGGATTGAAATGGGAGAAAGAAGTAGACGGTCTGGTAGAATGA
- the LOC119991889 gene encoding aspartic proteinase 39 isoform X1 — protein MRFLHTFLLLVVGFATVTVVYCASFLPLERTFPLNRPVEIDRLKTRDLVRHARLLQRVSVGGIVDFPVEGSSDPFQAGLYFTKVKLGSPPREFNVQIDTGSDVLWVNCNSCSDCPQSSALGIQLNFFDAASSSTAGLVACSDPICTSAVQTTATECSSQNNQCGYAFKYGDGSGTSGFYISDTFRFDAILGDSLISNASALIVFGCSTYQSGDLTKTDKAVDGIFGFGQGDLSVISQLSSRGITPRVFSHCLKGEGNGGGILVLGEILEPGLVYSPLVPSQPHYNLNLQSIAVNGQLLPIDPAVFATENNRGTIVDSGTTLAYLVEEAYDPFVSAVTSTVSQLATPTISNGDHCYLVPTSISDIFPPVILNFAGGASMVLKPEEYLTHRGSYDGAAMWCMGFEKSQGGITILGDLVLKDKIIVYDLARQRVGWASYDCSLAVNVSMTSGKDQFVNAGQLSMSISSREMVFQLLPLRIMTLLVHTFVFTICEFL, from the exons ATGCGGTTCTTGCATACTTTTCTTCTCCTGGTTGTGGGTTTTGCCACTGTGACTGTGGTGTACTGCGCGAGCTTTCTCCCTCTGGAGAGGACTTTCCCCTTGAACCGCCCAGTCGAGATCGACAGACTTAAAACTCGAGACCTAGTCAGGCACGCCCGACTCTTGCAGAGAGTGTCTGTTGGCGGTATTGTCGACTTCCCTGTTGAAGGTTCCTCCGATCCCTTCCAAGCCGG GCTTTACTTTACGAAAGTGAAACTGGGCTCTCCTCCCAGAGAGTTCAATGTGCAGATTGATACCGGAAGTGATGTATTGTGGGTTAACTGCAATTCCTGCAGTGACTGTCCACAATCAAGTGCACTTGGG ATTCAGCTTAATTTCTTTGATGCTGCTAGCTCGTCTACTGCTGGCTTGGTTGCTTGTTCAGATCCAATTTGCACTTCAGCAGTTCAAACCACAGCAACTGAGTGTTCTTCTCAGAATAATCAGTGCGGTTATGCTTTTAAATATGGAGATGGAAGTGGGACTTCGGGTTTTTATATCTCTGATACCTTTCGTTTTGACGCTATTTTGGGGGATTCTTTAATTTCTAATGCTTCGGCGCTTATTGTTTTTGg TTGTAGCACCTATCAATCTGGAGACTTGACTAAAACAGATAAAGCAGTTGATGGGATTTTTGGCTTTGGCCAAGGGGATCTGTCAGTTATCTCTCAATTGTCATCTCGAGGAATAACACCAAGAGTGTTCTCCCATTGCTTGAAAGGAGAGGGCAATGGAGGGGGTATACTGGTTCTTGGTGAGATTTTGGAGCCTGGGCTTGTTTATAGCCCGCTTGTCCCTTCCCA GCCACATTATAACTTAAATCTGCAGAGCATTGCTGTCAACGGCCAGTTGCTTCCCATTGACCCAGCAGTTTTTGCGACAGAAAATAACCGGGGAACTATTGTTGACTCTGGTACAACATTGGCATACCTTGTGGAAGAAGCTTATGATCCGTTTGTCAGTGCT GTAACTAGCACTGTTTCACAGTTAGCAACTCCCACCATTTCCAATGGAGACCACTGTTACCTAGTCCCCACCAG CATATCCGACATATTTCCTCCAGTCATTTTAAATTTTGCTGGTGGTGCATCCATGGTGTTAAAGCCAGAAGAGTACCTTACACACCGTGGATCCTAC GATGGCGCTGCGATGTGGTGCATGGGGTTTGAGAAATCTCAGGGAGGAATAACAATATTAGGAG ATCTTGTTCTAAAAGATAAGATTATTGTTTACGATCTGGCTCGTCAACGAGTTGGCTGGGCTAGTTATGACT GTTCATTAGCTGTAAATGTCTCCATGACTTCTGGTAAAGATCAGTTTGTCAATGCAGGACAGCTGAGCATGAGCATTTCATCAAGAGAGATGGTCTTTCAGCTGCTACCTCTGAGGATTATGACACTCCTAGTGCACACATTTGTGTTTACGATCTGCGAATTCTTGTAA
- the LOC119995132 gene encoding uncharacterized protein At3g50808-like isoform X1 has translation MDTMPVPPWLESLLGTAFFNVCRSHGDAARSECNMYCLDCKGDAFCLYCRSSRHKDHQVIQIRRSSYHDVVRVSEIQKVLDISGIQTYVINSARVLFLNERPQPKSGKGVAHLCEICGRSLLDPFRFCSLGCKLVGVKTNGDASLKLEEGREGISRDELREGSQQDIYPPTPPPPPSTTRRRKGIPHRAPFKS, from the exons ATG GACACAATGCCGGTACCGCCATGGCTAGAGTCACTACTAGGCACTGCATTTTTCAATGTTTGTCGGTCACACGGAGATGCAGCGAGAAGCGAATGCAATATGTACTGCTTAGACTGTAAGGGCGACGCGTTTTGCCTCTATTGCCGCTCATCAAGACACAAGGATCATCAAGTGATTCAG ATAAGGCGATCTTCGTATCACGATGTGGTTCGAGTTTCAGAGATTCAGAAGGTGTTGGACATAAGTGGGATTCAGACTTATGTGATCAACAGTGCCAGAGTATTGTTCCTGAATGAGAGGCCACAGCCAAAATCTGGTAAAGGAGTCGCACATTTGTGTGAAATCTGCGGAAGAAGCTTATTGGATCCATTTCGTTTCTGTTCATTGGGTTGTAAG CTTGTTGGAGTGAAGACAAATGGGGATGCAAGCTTGAAATTggaggaaggaagagaagggataTCAAGAGATGAATTGCGTGAAGGGTCGCAACAAGACATTTACCCTCCCACGCCTCCACCACCTCCTTCAActacaaggagaagaaaaggcatTCCACACAGGGCACCCTTTAAGTCCTAA
- the LOC119995132 gene encoding uncharacterized protein At3g50808-like isoform X2, which yields MPVPPWLESLLGTAFFNVCRSHGDAARSECNMYCLDCKGDAFCLYCRSSRHKDHQVIQIRRSSYHDVVRVSEIQKVLDISGIQTYVINSARVLFLNERPQPKSGKGVAHLCEICGRSLLDPFRFCSLGCKLVGVKTNGDASLKLEEGREGISRDELREGSQQDIYPPTPPPPPSTTRRRKGIPHRAPFKS from the exons ATGCCGGTACCGCCATGGCTAGAGTCACTACTAGGCACTGCATTTTTCAATGTTTGTCGGTCACACGGAGATGCAGCGAGAAGCGAATGCAATATGTACTGCTTAGACTGTAAGGGCGACGCGTTTTGCCTCTATTGCCGCTCATCAAGACACAAGGATCATCAAGTGATTCAG ATAAGGCGATCTTCGTATCACGATGTGGTTCGAGTTTCAGAGATTCAGAAGGTGTTGGACATAAGTGGGATTCAGACTTATGTGATCAACAGTGCCAGAGTATTGTTCCTGAATGAGAGGCCACAGCCAAAATCTGGTAAAGGAGTCGCACATTTGTGTGAAATCTGCGGAAGAAGCTTATTGGATCCATTTCGTTTCTGTTCATTGGGTTGTAAG CTTGTTGGAGTGAAGACAAATGGGGATGCAAGCTTGAAATTggaggaaggaagagaagggataTCAAGAGATGAATTGCGTGAAGGGTCGCAACAAGACATTTACCCTCCCACGCCTCCACCACCTCCTTCAActacaaggagaagaaaaggcatTCCACACAGGGCACCCTTTAAGTCCTAA
- the LOC119995636 gene encoding RING-H2 finger protein ATL2-like, translating into MEGVNDSPMDGRRRTNTGTIEGCQISIGAEQHILHTLPILYYSTKEHDSCQSECVICLGELEEGDSVRLLPDCGHVFHVTCVDGWFSAHTSCPVCRSPVVSPIPSVLPSFGEIGEVQGSDCDGEGSATSSSAGVKSDGHDVSIMLTDIEGVPRRFTVLKRSFSMDQSLVIMKYLQREKENSWIDPESDVSHESRSLRMQSMRQLDRMSSRLFRSFSSQLRVGPASTANGIFPY; encoded by the exons ATGGAGGGTGTGAATGATTCTCCAATGGATGG ACGACGTCGTACTAATACTGGCACGATTGAAGGATGTCAAATTTCAATTGGAGCCGAACAACACATTCTTCATACACTCCCAATTCTCTATTACTCGACAAAAGAACACGATTCTTGTCAAAGTGAATGTGTTATTTGCTTGGGAGAGTTGGAGGAAGGGGATTCGGTTCGGTTATTGCCTGATTGTGGACACGTGTTTCATGTTACATGCGTTGATGGTTGGTTCTCGGCACATACGAGTTGTCCCGTTTGCCGATCACCCGTGGTTTCACCAATTCCTTCTGTGCTACCTTCGTTTGGCGAAATAGGAGAGGTTCAAGGTAGTGATTGTGATGGTGAGGGTAGTGCGACATCTTCTTCTGCGGGGGTAAAATCAGACGGTCACGATGTGTCGATCATGTTGACGGATATAGAAGGAGTTCCGCGTCGTTTTACGGTGTTGAAGCGGTCGTTTTCGATGGATCAATCACTTGTTATTATGAAGTATTTacaaagagagaaggaaaattCATGGATTGATCCGGAAAGTGATGTTAGTCACGAGAGCAGATCGTTGAGGATGCAATCCATGAGGCAGTTGGATCGGATGTCTTCAAGGTTATTTAGGTCATTCTCCTCTCAGTTGCGGGTGGGTCCAGCTAGCACGGCCAATGGAATTTTTCCATACTAA
- the LOC119991889 gene encoding aspartic proteinase 39 isoform X2 gives MRFLHTFLLLVVGFATVTVVYCASFLPLERTFPLNRPVEIDRLKTRDLVRHARLLQRVSVGGIVDFPVEGSSDPFQAGLYFTKVKLGSPPREFNVQIDTGSDVLWVNCNSCSDCPQSSALGIQLNFFDAASSSTAGLVACSDPICTSAVQTTATECSSQNNQCGYAFKYGDGSGTSGFYISDTFRFDAILGDSLISNASALIVFGPHYNLNLQSIAVNGQLLPIDPAVFATENNRGTIVDSGTTLAYLVEEAYDPFVSAVTSTVSQLATPTISNGDHCYLVPTSISDIFPPVILNFAGGASMVLKPEEYLTHRGSYDGAAMWCMGFEKSQGGITILGDLVLKDKIIVYDLARQRVGWASYDCSLAVNVSMTSGKDQFVNAGQLSMSISSREMVFQLLPLRIMTLLVHTFVFTICEFL, from the exons ATGCGGTTCTTGCATACTTTTCTTCTCCTGGTTGTGGGTTTTGCCACTGTGACTGTGGTGTACTGCGCGAGCTTTCTCCCTCTGGAGAGGACTTTCCCCTTGAACCGCCCAGTCGAGATCGACAGACTTAAAACTCGAGACCTAGTCAGGCACGCCCGACTCTTGCAGAGAGTGTCTGTTGGCGGTATTGTCGACTTCCCTGTTGAAGGTTCCTCCGATCCCTTCCAAGCCGG GCTTTACTTTACGAAAGTGAAACTGGGCTCTCCTCCCAGAGAGTTCAATGTGCAGATTGATACCGGAAGTGATGTATTGTGGGTTAACTGCAATTCCTGCAGTGACTGTCCACAATCAAGTGCACTTGGG ATTCAGCTTAATTTCTTTGATGCTGCTAGCTCGTCTACTGCTGGCTTGGTTGCTTGTTCAGATCCAATTTGCACTTCAGCAGTTCAAACCACAGCAACTGAGTGTTCTTCTCAGAATAATCAGTGCGGTTATGCTTTTAAATATGGAGATGGAAGTGGGACTTCGGGTTTTTATATCTCTGATACCTTTCGTTTTGACGCTATTTTGGGGGATTCTTTAATTTCTAATGCTTCGGCGCTTATTGTTTTTGg GCCACATTATAACTTAAATCTGCAGAGCATTGCTGTCAACGGCCAGTTGCTTCCCATTGACCCAGCAGTTTTTGCGACAGAAAATAACCGGGGAACTATTGTTGACTCTGGTACAACATTGGCATACCTTGTGGAAGAAGCTTATGATCCGTTTGTCAGTGCT GTAACTAGCACTGTTTCACAGTTAGCAACTCCCACCATTTCCAATGGAGACCACTGTTACCTAGTCCCCACCAG CATATCCGACATATTTCCTCCAGTCATTTTAAATTTTGCTGGTGGTGCATCCATGGTGTTAAAGCCAGAAGAGTACCTTACACACCGTGGATCCTAC GATGGCGCTGCGATGTGGTGCATGGGGTTTGAGAAATCTCAGGGAGGAATAACAATATTAGGAG ATCTTGTTCTAAAAGATAAGATTATTGTTTACGATCTGGCTCGTCAACGAGTTGGCTGGGCTAGTTATGACT GTTCATTAGCTGTAAATGTCTCCATGACTTCTGGTAAAGATCAGTTTGTCAATGCAGGACAGCTGAGCATGAGCATTTCATCAAGAGAGATGGTCTTTCAGCTGCTACCTCTGAGGATTATGACACTCCTAGTGCACACATTTGTGTTTACGATCTGCGAATTCTTGTAA
- the LOC119995189 gene encoding vacuolar protein-sorting-associated protein 37 homolog 1-like, translated as MFKFWGSQEQQAQPPPQEVSSQSWYPPSLGGSPNSSRPSTPGSCSSSGYALQRPTESPSPVSPAEAAGIIAHLKDKSVDELRKLLSDKDAYHQFLLSLDQVKIQNNIRDELRKETLQLARENLEKEPQITELQNQCRIIRTTELAAAQEKLNELERQKEEILRAYSPASLLQRLQEAMNQTEAESETLHQQLLDRETDLGTFVQKYKRLRTTYHRRALIHLAAKTSSTG; from the exons ATGTTCAAGTTCTG GGGTTCTCAGGAGCAACAAGCTCAACCACCCCCACAAGAAGTCTCTTCACAGTCTTGGTACCCTCCATCATTAGGTGGCTCTCCAAATTCTTCCCGCCCTTCAACACCAGGTAGTTGCTCTTCTAGCGGTTACGCTTTGCAAAGGCCTACCGAATCTCCATCACCTGTTTCACCTGCTGAAGCTGCAGGCATTATTGCTCATCTGAAGGACAAAAG TGTTGATGAACTACGGAAGCTTTTGTCCGACAAGGATGCATACCATCAGTTTTTGCTGTCACTTGACCAggtcaaaattcaaaataat ATAAGAGATGAACTTCGCAAGGAAACTCTGCAACTTGCCA GGGAAAACTTGGAGAAGGAACCGCAGATTACAGAGCTTCAGAACCAA TGTAGGATAATCCGGACAACTGAGTTGGCAGCTGCCCAGGAAAAGCTGAATGAGCTAGAAAGACAGAAAGAAGAGATTTTGAGGGCCTACTCCCCTGCATCCCTTCTACAAAGGCTTCAAG AGGCAATGAATCAGACAGAAGCAGAGTCTGAGACCCTTCACCAGCAACTCCTTGATAGAGAGACTGATCTTGGGACTTTTGTGCAGAAGTACAAGAGGCTGCGGACCACTTATCACAGGCGAGCACTCATCCATCTTGCGGCTAAAACCTCTTCGACCGGGTGA
- the LOC119992854 gene encoding exopolygalacturonase-like, giving the protein MYDLPDSAPEQEDNSPALSTVDVPELNSRPRGLVFDVTHHGAVADGDTESSSGFLAAWKAACDHGEGATFYVPEGKYHVGPLEFSGPCKSNQSPKIVIRGNLIAPSELHSFPSKTWIEFSHLNGFSITGELGKTNFDAQGAVEAWKQHSCQHSARCKTLIPSLKFDHVSHGTISNISLSNAKGFHLIIHESNNVHVHNVIVSAPEDSPNTDGIHVSHSSNINISSSTIGVGDDCVSIIAGSVNVTVYDVTCSPGHGISIGSLGKTKNEEDVSGISVKKCKIKKTQNGIRIKTWAGSTPSNAYNMTFDDIEMTDVSNPIIIDQKYCPNDKCDPSKPSKVKIKDVTFKNVTGSYKSDFAVSLLCSPSAPCENVKLVDINLTPTHEEDDEDWREGNLNLNGAIDGLQVINSNF; this is encoded by the exons ATGTATGATCTGCCAGACTCAGCTCCAGAGCAGGAGGATAATTCGCCTGCACTGTCTACTGTTGATGTGCCTGAACTAAATTCACGGCCTCGAGGCCTTGTCTTTGATGTCACTCACCACGGAGCAGTAGCCGATGGAGATACAGAGAGTAGCTCG GGATTCTTAGCAGCATGGAAGGCTGCTTGTGATCATGGTGAGGGAGCAACTTTCTATGTACCGGAAGGCAAATACCATGTCGGTCCGCTTGAATTCTCCGGCCCTTGCAAGAGCAATCAGTCTCCGAAGATTGTGATTAGAGGGAATCTGATCGCTCCTAGTGAACTCCACTCGTTCCCTTCTAAAACCTGGATTGAATTCAGTCACTTGAATGGATTCAGTATAACCGGAGAACTTGGCAAGACCAACTTTGATGCACAAGGAGCGGTTGAAGCCTGGAAACAACACAGCTGCCAACATTCTGCCCGTTGCAAAACCTTAATCCCA TCGCTGAAATTCGATCATGTTTCACATGGGACGATCAGCAATATTTCATTGTCAAATGCTAAGGGGTTCCATCTGATAATTCATGAGAGCAACAATGTTCATGTTCACAACGTTATCGTTAGTGCTCCTGAAGATAGCCCAAACACTGATGGAATCCATGTCAGCCATTCTAGTAACATCAACATTTCATCTTCCACGATTGGAGTTGGCGACGATTGTGTCTCCATTATAGCTGGTTCTGTCAATGTCACTGTTTACGATGTCACTTGCAGTCCTGGCCATGGAATAAG CATTGGTAGCTTGGGCAAGACCAAGAATGAGGAAGATGTATCAGGGATCAGTGTCAAGAagtgcaaaataaagaaaacccaGAATGGTATCAGAATAAAGACTTGGGCTGGGTCTACTCCAAGCAATGCTTACAACATGACATTTGACGACATTGAAATGACCGATGTCTCGAACCCCATCATTATCGACCAAAAATACTGTCCCAACGACAAATGTGACCCATCAAAG CCTTCAAAAGTGAAGATTAAGGATGTTACCTTCAAGAATGTGACGGGATCATACAAATCCGACTTTGCAGTGAGTCTGCTTTGCAGTCCTTCTGCGCCTTGCGAGAATGTCAAGCTTGTTGACATCAATCTGACCCCAACCcacgaagaagatgatgaagattgGAGGGAAGGCAATCTGAATCTAAACGGCGCAATTGATGGATTACAAGTGATTAATTCAAACTTCTGA
- the LOC119992848 gene encoding DEAD-box ATP-dependent RNA helicase 38-like, whose protein sequence is MADATDSVSSTTNAVEAPEAKSETKQSTAAAEPKRLWGDEVDDSSDEEPSASTASEDKVVSELNVGELRIEDEEKINTFLDEPEDSNVTAVTSDKTPYTSAKTFEDLNLSPELLKGIYVEMKFQKPSKIQAISLPMILTPPYKDLIAQAHNGSGKTTCFALGMLSRVDPKLKAPQALCICPTRELAIQNLQVVSKMATYTGISSECAVPEEFTASRSRAPVMTQIIIGTPGTIKKWMTIGKLSLRFMKILVFDEADHMLDADGFRDDSLRIMREIRKSSPHCQVLLFSATFSDSVRNFVTRIVEDYNQLFVKKEELSLDAVKQYKVYCPDELAKVMVIRDRIFELGENMGQTIIFTSTKLGASALHKALVELGYDVSTIQGGLDMSARDKIVKEFKDGLTQVLISTDVLARGFDQQQVNVVINYDLPKKHGMRLEPDYEVYLHRVGRAGRFGRKGAVFNLVTAAEKALMEKIEKHFGSQVMEVPPSNSEDDFKAALKAAGLL, encoded by the exons ATGGCCGACGCAACAGATTCCGTCTCATCCACCACCAACGCTGTAGAGGCCCCGGAGGCGAAGTCTGAGACCAAGCAATCGACGGCGGCGGCTGAGCCGAAGCGTTTGTGGGGGGACGAAGTAGACGATTCCTCGGACGAGGAGCCAAGCGCCTCAACGGCATCCGAAGATAAGGTCGTCTCAGAGCTCAACGTTGGGGAATTAAGGATTGAAGACGAGGAGAAGATCAATACGTTTCTCGATGAGCCTGAAGACTCGAACGTCACAGCA GTTACATCTGATAAAACACCATATACGTCAGCAAAGACATTTGAAGATTTGAATTTGTCCCCAGAGCTGCTGAAGGGTATCTATGTAGAGATGAAGTTTCAGAAGCCTAGTAAGATTCAAGCCATCAGCTTGCCAATGATATTGACTCCTCCATACAAAGATTTGATCGCTCAGGCACATAATGGCTCTGGTAAAACCACCTGTTTTGCACTTGGAATGTTGAGTCGTGTTGATCCGAAATTGAAGGCTCCTCAGGCACTCTGCATTTGTCCTACCAGAGAATTGGCTATTCAG AATTTGCAAGTTGTCTCCAAAATGGCAACGTACACCGGGATAAGCTCGGAATGTGCTGTGCCTGAAGAGTTTACAGCTTCAAGATCACGAGCTCCTGTGATGACACAAATAATTATTGGCACACCTGGTACAATCAAGAAATGGATGACAATTGGGAAATTGAGCTTAAGGTTTATGAAGATTCTTGTTTTTGATGAGGCTGATCACATGCTGGATGCG GATGGTTTTAGAGATGATTCCTTGAGAATAATGAGGGAAATCAGAAAAAGCAGTCCTCACTGCCAG GTTCTTCTGTTTTCCGCCACATTCAGCGACAGTGTCAGGAACTTTGTAACAAGGATAGTCGAAGATTACAATCAACTGTTTGTGAAGAAGGAAGAACTATCGTTAGATGCAGTAAAGCAGTATAAGGTATACTGTCCCGATGAACTTGCGAAAGTCATGGTCATTAGAGATCGGATATTTGAGCTAGGAGAAAATATGGGACAGACAATCATATTCACAAGTACAAAACTTGGTGCCAGCGCTTTGCACAAGGCACTTGTTGAGCTTGGTTATGATGTTAGTACGATCCAAGGTGGTCTTGACATGAGTGCACGTGACAAAATAGTCAAAGAGTTTAAGGATGGTTTAACTCAAGTTCTTATATCAACTGATGTTCTTGCCCGAGGTTTTGACCAGCAGCAG GTTAATGTGGTTATCAATTATGATCTTCCTAAGAAGCATGGTATGCGCTTAGAGCCTGATTATGAGGTGTACTTGCATAGGGTTGGTAGAGCAGGGCGATTTGGCCGCAAAG GAGCTGTCTTCAATTTGGTTACTGCGGCTGAGAAAGCTttaatggaaaaaattgagaagCATTTTGGGAGCCAAGTTATGGAG GTTCCACCCTCGAATAGTGAGGACGACTTCAAGGCTGCTCTCAAAGCTGCTGGTTTATTGTGA
- the LOC119995711 gene encoding serine carboxypeptidase-like 51 produces the protein MDKHYHLLLLFLLYSFSSPDSHLILATRSRNREGSEFWGYVEVRPKAHLFWWHYKSPHSNRVKDPYKPWPIILWLQGGPGGSGVASANFLQMGPLDASSNPRYFTWLRKADLLFVDSPVGTGFSYVEDEDENLLAKSDKQAATDLITLLKHVFKKNDARKKRSLYIFGESYGGKIAVALGLEALEAVKARELKLQFEGVVLGSSWISPQDFVFSWGSLLKDMSRIDDNSLKESNRLALQVKQQIEEGKYRDARSTWAEMQRFIYERSNHVDFLNFLLDYGAQVLAPVNFKEFMNGPIRDKLQIIPTNVTWEGERELVFDAFADDFMKPRIVEVDKLLSKGVNVVVYNGQLDLICSTKGVEAWVQKLRWDGLETYLSLERQPLYCEGDPTTKGFRRSYQNFTFYWILNAGHAVPANQPCISLQMVGEITKSPSQS, from the exons ATGGATAAACactatcatcttcttcttctcttcctcctgTATTCATTCTCGTCGCCGGACTCTCATCTAATTTTGGCTACAAGATCAAGAAATAGAGAAGGGTCTGAATTTTGGGGATATGTTGAAGTTCGACCAA AGGCTCACTTGTTTTGGTGGCACTACAAAAGTCCTCACAGTAATAGGGTTAAAGATCCTTACAAACCATGGCCTATAATTTTATGGCTTCAAGGAGGACCT GGTGGTTCGGGAGTTGCGTCCGCCAATTTCTTACAAATGGGACCACTCGATGCTAGTTCGAATCCTCGTTATTTTACATGGCTTCGCAAAGCAGACCTCTTATTCGTG GATAGTCCAGTTGGAACAGGGTTTAGTTATgttgaggatgaggatgagaaCTTGTTGGCCAAAAGTGATAAACAAGCAGCGACTGATTTAATTACCTTGTTAAAACATGTTTTCAAGAAAAATGATGCCCGCAAGAAGAGATCTCTCTACATATTCGGAGAATCTTATGGAGGAAAAATTGCAGTTGCTCTTGGTTTAGAAGCTCTTGAAGCTGTTAAAGCTCGTGAATTAAAACTTCAATTTGAAG GTGTGGTTTTGGGAAGTAGCTGGATTTCTCCTCAGGATTTTGTA TTTTCATGGGGTAGCCTCCTAAAAGACATGTCTCGGATCGATGACAATAGTTTAAAGGAATCAAACAG GTTGGCTCTACAAGTAAAGCAACAGATTGAGGAAGGCAAGTATAGAGATGCAAGGTCAACATGGGCTGAGATGCAGAGATTTATTTACGAACGCAGCAACCATGTG GATTTCCTTAACTTTTTGTTGGATTATGGCGCTCAAGTACTGGCACCTGTTAACTTTAAGGAATTCATGAATGGTCCTATTCGGGATAAGTTACAAATTATTCCTACTAATGTGAC CTGGGAAGGAGAACGTGAGCTGGTCTTTGATGCCTTTGCCGATGACTTCATGAAGCCTAGAATTGTAGAG gTTGACAAGCTCTTATCTAAAGGTGTAAACGTGGTCGTGTACAATGGACAG CTTGATCTCATTTGTTCAACCAAAGGAGTAGAAGCATGGGTTCAGAAACTTAG GTGGGATGGCTTGGAAACTTATTTGAGTTTAGAGCGTCAACCTCTATATTGTGAAGGTGATCCCACCACTAAAGGGTTTCGAAGATCATACCAAAATTTTACTTTCTATTGGATTCTAAATGCTGGTCACGCT GTTCCAGCCAACCAACCCTGTATTTCTTTACAGATGGTGGGAGAAATTACAAAATCACCCAGCCAGTCCTAG